In one window of Posidoniimonas corsicana DNA:
- a CDS encoding SpoIIAA family protein, translated as MLEHTLDAQRGVLYLTPHGPLAAEDFQRVAAEVDPLIADHDLNGLMIAADKFPGWSDFAALSTHLRFVREHHKHIRRVAIVSDDSLLSTLPSVASHFVAAEVKHFPSADRAEADAWLQAAG; from the coding sequence ATGCTCGAACACACCCTCGACGCCCAGCGGGGCGTGCTCTACCTGACGCCCCACGGGCCGCTTGCGGCCGAGGACTTCCAGAGGGTCGCGGCCGAGGTCGACCCGCTCATCGCCGATCACGACCTCAACGGCCTGATGATCGCCGCGGACAAGTTCCCCGGCTGGAGCGACTTCGCCGCGCTGTCGACGCACCTCCGCTTCGTCCGCGAGCACCACAAGCACATCCGCCGGGTGGCGATCGTGTCGGACGATTCGCTGCTGAGCACGCTGCCGTCGGTGGCGTCGCACTTTGTCGCGGCGGAGGTGAAGCACTTCCCGTCCGCGGACCGCGCCGAGGCCGACGCGTGGCTGCAGGCAGCGGGGTAG
- a CDS encoding pyridoxal phosphate-dependent aminotransferase has translation MPLDPSPSGPIPAGPSRRAFLGGAAAATAALGLSPGGAAASKPRVPGLVSVSDEAEYDRLVKLCYNENPYGPSESVLRALEHATRYANRYLCPDSGVLQAIAAHHGVAPENVLLGAGSTEVLGIAARAFLAEGQQIIGSTPTFELVYQFATGVQAAAHRLPLLGDYRQDVKAIAAAARRPDAGFVYVCNPNNPTGLIVTRDEVAELVDAAASDTPLVIDEAYCDFADSDAYRSALPYVRSGEPVVVVRTFSKAYGMAGVRLGYAVAPPELIERMSRHAGDMSVSVLARWAGAAAIADQQARQRVCEETIRLRREVTGELRGLGYESLDSQASFFMVDLKRPVKPVIDAFRTEGVLVGRPFPPMLNHLRVSIGAPAEMQRFLDAFKKILPAA, from the coding sequence ATGCCCCTCGACCCATCCCCGTCCGGTCCAATCCCCGCCGGCCCCAGCCGCCGCGCCTTCCTTGGAGGCGCTGCCGCCGCCACCGCAGCGCTAGGCCTTAGCCCAGGCGGGGCGGCTGCGAGCAAGCCCCGCGTCCCCGGACTGGTGTCCGTGTCGGACGAGGCCGAGTACGATCGGCTGGTTAAGCTCTGCTACAACGAGAACCCCTACGGGCCGTCGGAGTCCGTGCTGCGGGCGCTCGAGCACGCCACACGGTACGCCAACCGCTACCTCTGCCCAGACAGCGGGGTGCTGCAGGCGATCGCGGCGCACCACGGCGTGGCCCCAGAGAACGTGCTGCTGGGCGCGGGCTCGACGGAGGTGCTGGGGATCGCCGCGCGGGCGTTCTTGGCGGAGGGACAGCAGATCATCGGCTCGACGCCGACCTTCGAACTGGTCTACCAGTTCGCGACAGGTGTGCAGGCGGCGGCGCACCGGCTGCCGCTGCTGGGGGACTACCGCCAGGACGTCAAGGCGATCGCCGCCGCCGCCAGGCGGCCGGACGCCGGGTTCGTGTACGTCTGCAACCCGAACAACCCAACCGGTCTGATCGTGACCCGTGACGAGGTCGCGGAGCTGGTCGACGCCGCGGCCAGCGACACGCCGCTGGTCATCGACGAGGCGTACTGCGACTTCGCGGACTCCGACGCCTACCGGTCGGCCCTGCCCTACGTGCGGTCCGGCGAACCGGTGGTGGTGGTGCGGACCTTCTCCAAGGCCTACGGCATGGCCGGCGTGCGGCTGGGCTACGCGGTCGCACCGCCTGAGCTGATCGAGCGGATGTCCCGCCACGCGGGCGACATGAGCGTCAGCGTGCTCGCCCGCTGGGCCGGCGCGGCCGCGATCGCCGACCAGCAGGCGCGTCAGCGGGTCTGCGAGGAGACCATCCGGTTGCGTCGCGAGGTGACCGGTGAGCTCCGCGGCCTGGGCTACGAGAGCCTCGACTCCCAGGCCAGCTTCTTCATGGTGGACCTCAAGCGGCCGGTCAAGCCGGTGATCGACGCGTTCCGTACCGAGGGGGTGCTGGTCGGCCGGCCGTTCCCCCCCATGCTGAACCACTTGCGGGTGTCGATCGGCGCCCCCGCAGAGATGCAGCGCTTCTTGGACGCGTTCAAGAAGATCCTCCCGGCCGCCTAG
- a CDS encoding DMT family transporter encodes MDRVAAARQPIDTRGALTMAAVCACWSLQHIAIKLAAADMTPVMQVGVRSALAGLLVWAEMTRRRIRVSPRDPTLVPGAAIGVLFAGTFLCVGVGLSLTSASRTMVSLYSAPLFTAIGLHLLVPEERLSRLQWAGAALAFAGLAVALHSGEEASGEAAASSAVGDLAALAAGVLWGATTVVIRTTTLASTPAIKTLLYQLVGAGLLVTAFAVATHQGVVERLTPRLGASQAFQVVVVGFASFLAWFSMLRKYLASRLSVMAYMTPVFGAVFGALILGEHLDATFVTGAALMLAGVLLVNR; translated from the coding sequence ATGGACCGCGTCGCCGCCGCCCGCCAACCAATCGACACGCGTGGGGCGCTCACGATGGCGGCGGTGTGCGCCTGCTGGAGCCTGCAGCACATCGCGATCAAGCTCGCCGCCGCCGACATGACGCCGGTGATGCAGGTGGGGGTGCGGTCGGCGCTGGCCGGCCTGCTGGTTTGGGCGGAGATGACCCGGCGGCGGATCCGCGTGTCGCCCCGCGACCCGACGCTGGTCCCGGGGGCGGCGATCGGCGTGCTGTTCGCCGGCACGTTTCTGTGTGTGGGGGTGGGGCTGTCGCTGACGTCCGCGAGCCGCACGATGGTGTCCCTCTACTCGGCGCCACTGTTCACCGCGATTGGGCTGCACCTGCTGGTCCCCGAGGAGCGGCTGTCCCGCCTGCAGTGGGCCGGCGCGGCGTTGGCGTTTGCGGGGCTCGCGGTCGCGCTACACTCCGGCGAGGAAGCGTCGGGCGAGGCGGCCGCGTCGTCCGCGGTGGGGGACCTCGCCGCGCTGGCGGCCGGTGTGCTGTGGGGGGCCACCACGGTGGTCATCCGGACGACCACGCTGGCGTCGACGCCGGCGATCAAGACGCTGCTCTACCAGCTCGTGGGTGCCGGTCTCTTGGTAACGGCCTTCGCGGTCGCTACCCACCAGGGCGTCGTCGAGCGGCTGACCCCGCGGCTCGGCGCGAGCCAGGCGTTCCAGGTGGTGGTGGTCGGCTTCGCCAGCTTCCTCGCCTGGTTCTCGATGCTCCGCAAGTACCTGGCGTCGCGCCTGTCGGTCATGGCGTACATGACGCCCGTGTTCGGCGCCGTGTTCGGGGCGCTAATCCTGGGCGAGCACCTGGACGCGACCTTCGTGACCGGGGCGGCGTTGATGCTGGCGGGCGTGCTATTGGTCAACCGCTGA
- a CDS encoding M61 family metallopeptidase, whose amino-acid sequence MRSPRPLRPFSPPAAFCSASLAAITLLATTAPLPAAEPVKFELSALDGASQQFAVTMRLHAPNADAVTLCMPTWTPGYYQLVDYAKEVSGFDATTSTGEALGWTHDEPNCWRVQTGGAGELTVRYRVRAAKQFCANSYLDAKYGYACPTGVFLYQDGRLDQPAEVRLELPSGWQAATGLTRVGGVDANRFRADDFDQLYDRPILMGTLERIDFDVNGVPHAMIAPELGRFDRAEFTHHMTRMIESAAALIGETPYQSYQFLGIGPGPGGIEHGNSCVIGYSPSDGRSPTRSPRFMNFVTHEYFHLFNAKRIRPVELGPFDYSGPNRTRMLWVAEGFTMYYEHLILRRAGLTTTEDMLASLARPIYGYESKPGRLLQSAADASWNTWTDGPFGAGEDKISCYDKGAGLALLIDFAIRHASGNERSLDDVMRTLYFDYHKKLGRGYTPDEFRAACEQAAGEPLTDVLGYAWNTAPIDYDTYLGYGGLRLELDRGPEGGARLVPIESPTPRQAAVLESWLTER is encoded by the coding sequence TTGAGAAGCCCCCGCCCGCTCCGCCCCTTCTCCCCGCCCGCTGCCTTCTGCTCCGCCTCGCTGGCGGCCATCACCCTGCTGGCGACCACGGCGCCGCTGCCGGCCGCGGAGCCGGTGAAGTTCGAGCTGTCGGCGCTCGACGGCGCTAGCCAGCAGTTCGCGGTCACGATGCGGCTGCACGCCCCCAACGCCGACGCGGTCACCCTCTGCATGCCCACCTGGACGCCGGGCTACTACCAACTGGTCGACTACGCCAAGGAGGTGAGCGGGTTCGACGCGACCACGTCCACTGGCGAGGCGCTCGGGTGGACGCACGACGAGCCCAACTGCTGGCGGGTGCAGACCGGCGGCGCCGGTGAGCTGACAGTCCGCTACCGCGTGCGGGCGGCTAAGCAGTTCTGCGCCAACAGCTACCTCGACGCCAAGTACGGCTACGCCTGCCCCACCGGCGTGTTCCTCTACCAGGATGGGCGGCTTGATCAGCCGGCCGAGGTGCGGCTCGAGCTGCCCAGCGGCTGGCAGGCCGCCACCGGGCTCACCCGCGTCGGCGGAGTCGACGCCAACCGATTCCGCGCCGACGACTTCGACCAGCTGTACGACCGGCCGATCCTCATGGGCACGCTCGAGCGGATCGACTTCGACGTCAACGGCGTGCCCCACGCGATGATCGCGCCGGAGCTGGGGCGGTTCGACCGCGCCGAGTTCACCCACCACATGACGCGGATGATCGAGTCGGCCGCCGCGCTCATCGGCGAGACTCCTTACCAGAGCTACCAGTTCCTGGGGATCGGCCCCGGCCCGGGCGGCATCGAGCACGGCAACAGCTGCGTGATCGGCTACTCGCCGTCCGACGGCCGCTCGCCCACGCGCAGCCCGCGGTTCATGAACTTCGTCACGCACGAGTACTTCCACCTGTTCAACGCCAAGCGGATCCGGCCGGTCGAGCTGGGGCCGTTCGACTACAGCGGGCCCAACCGCACGCGGATGCTGTGGGTGGCGGAGGGCTTCACGATGTACTACGAGCACCTCATCCTGCGCCGCGCGGGGCTCACCACCACCGAGGACATGCTCGCCAGCCTGGCGCGGCCGATCTACGGGTACGAGTCGAAGCCGGGGAGGCTGCTGCAGTCGGCCGCCGACGCCAGCTGGAACACGTGGACCGACGGCCCGTTCGGCGCCGGCGAGGACAAGATCTCGTGCTACGACAAGGGCGCCGGCCTGGCGCTGCTGATCGACTTCGCCATCCGTCACGCGTCCGGCAACGAGCGGTCGCTGGACGACGTGATGCGCACGCTGTACTTCGACTACCACAAGAAACTCGGCCGCGGCTACACCCCCGATGAATTCCGCGCCGCCTGCGAGCAGGCCGCCGGCGAGCCGCTGACCGACGTGCTGGGCTACGCGTGGAACACGGCGCCGATCGACTACGACACCTACCTCGGCTACGGCGGCCTGCGGCTGGAGCTGGACCGCGGCCCGGAGGGCGGAGCGCGGCTCGTGCCGATCGAATCACCCACGCCGCGGCAGGCGGCGGTGCTCGAGTCGTGGCTCACGGAACGGTGA
- a CDS encoding cupin domain-containing protein codes for MKYQLLHLDDVPLTPCPCGTTRRAFVDDPDQTASLHVVTTSGEARTHYHKRLTEIYYILEGEGQMELDGQTFTVRPGTAVLIKPLCRHRLIGDMKFLNVPVPAFDPDDEWFD; via the coding sequence ATGAAGTACCAGCTGCTGCACCTCGATGACGTCCCCCTGACGCCGTGCCCCTGCGGCACGACCCGCCGCGCATTTGTCGACGACCCCGACCAGACCGCTTCGCTTCACGTGGTCACCACCAGCGGCGAGGCCCGCACGCACTACCACAAGCGGCTGACCGAGATCTACTACATCCTGGAAGGCGAGGGGCAGATGGAGCTCGACGGCCAGACCTTCACGGTGCGGCCCGGCACCGCGGTGCTGATTAAGCCGCTCTGCCGTCACCGGCTGATCGGCGACATGAAGTTCCTGAACGTCCCCGTGCCGGCGTTTGACCCGGACGACGAGTGGTTCGACTAA